The Bacteroidota bacterium sequence CAGGCCATCGAATATTCAGCTTATGAGGAAATGGCAGAAGAAAAATTTCATGAAATACGTGAAGCGGCTTTTGCAAAATTTGAGCTTACATGCATGCACATATATCACAGCAGAGGTAAAGTAAAAGCCGGCGAAATTTGTCTTTTTGCTTTCGTTTCTTCTAAACATCGTAACTCTTCTTTTGAGGCCTGCCGATGGATTGTTGAAGAGATAAAAGCAAATGTTCCGATTTGGGGAAAAGAAATTTTTGAAGACGAAACTTTTGTGTGGAAAGAAAATAGTTAGCACTTAGTAAGATGATTCTGTTTGTATGTATTTCACTTCTGTTTTTATACATATTATCGCTGCGGCCATCTGGATTGGAGGAATGGTATTTTTTGCCATTGTACTTCTCCCTGCTATTAGAAAGCATCCCGAAAAGGCAATGCTTATTCATGCGGTGGGTTTGAAATTCAGGCTGGTCGGATGGCCCGTTCTTTCTTTGTTATTAATTACAGGTTTATACAATATACATATCAGGCAGATCCCGTTGTTAGAGTTAACGGATAGCAAATATGGAAGATTGATTTTGTATAAGCTGATACTTTTTCTGACAACTATTGTGATAAGTGCCATCCATGATTTCTATATTGGCATGAAAGCAACTGAGATATGGATGACACACAACAATGAAAATGACCCCGGTGGGTACCGCGCCTTTGCACGATGGGCCGGGAGAATAAATCTTCTACTTGCATTAACAGCCGCCGGAATAGGTGTGGCATTTGTAAGGGGATTATAAAACAATTATTATGGTTAATGTAACACACAAAACAAGTACACTCCGGCAGGCAATCGTAACTGCTATTGTTAAAGTCAGCAAACAGGGAACAATCGCCGCTATTAAAAACAAAACAGTTCCCAAAGGCGATGTTTTTGAAATGGCAAAAACAGCCGGTCTGTTTGCCGTAAAACGTACCAGCGACATGATTCCGGATTGCCATCCATTGCCCGTTGAATTCACCGCCGTCCGTTACGAAATAAGTGGTCTTCAAATTCATATTGAAATGGAAGTGCACACTATTTATAAAACGGGAGTAGAAGTTGAAGCTATGCATGGCGTTTCAGTGGTTGCGCTTACTATGTATGACATGCTGAAACCTATTGACAAAGGGATTGAAATTACCTCCATTAA is a genomic window containing:
- a CDS encoding CopD family protein — encoded protein: MYFTSVFIHIIAAAIWIGGMVFFAIVLLPAIRKHPEKAMLIHAVGLKFRLVGWPVLSLLLITGLYNIHIRQIPLLELTDSKYGRLILYKLILFLTTIVISAIHDFYIGMKATEIWMTHNNENDPGGYRAFARWAGRINLLLALTAAGIGVAFVRGL
- a CDS encoding molybdenum cofactor biosynthesis protein MoaE; protein product: MKEKKKHKVFVNGPISPLFIADSIAKHSTKTTIGAHDIFLGQVRNDVIENKIVQAIEYSAYEEMAEEKFHEIREAAFAKFELTCMHIYHSRGKVKAGEICLFAFVSSKHRNSSFEACRWIVEEIKANVPIWGKEIFEDETFVWKENS